Proteins encoded in a region of the Deltaproteobacteria bacterium GWC2_65_14 genome:
- a CDS encoding [acyl-carrier-protein] S-malonyltransferase: MGDRPAIGLLFPGQASQFPGMGKELHDAYPAARQVFEEASAALGQDIAALCFRGTEEELRLTENTQPCIFTVSVAAFRVLEREAGIEPLCAAGHSLGEYSALVASGAMPLAEGVRILRNRGRYMQGAVPVGRGAMAALMGLSLEAVETVCRESSAHGVVEPANLNGGDQIVISGSAEGVAAACQAARAAGAKRAVLLPVSAPFHCSLMKPAADRLSPELAAISWSALRFPVVANASGSSYPSEREAAGILVRQIVSPVRWEECVRRMRAMGAKAFLEVGPGKVLSGLLRRIDREAPAAAFCAPQELEAVRALAGGFFLL, from the coding sequence ATGGGCGACCGCCCCGCCATCGGACTGCTCTTCCCCGGCCAGGCCTCCCAGTTCCCGGGAATGGGTAAGGAGCTGCACGACGCCTACCCGGCCGCCCGGCAGGTCTTCGAGGAGGCCTCCGCCGCGCTGGGGCAGGATATCGCGGCGCTCTGCTTCCGGGGCACGGAGGAGGAGCTGCGCCTCACGGAGAACACCCAGCCCTGCATCTTCACGGTGAGCGTCGCCGCCTTCCGGGTGCTCGAGCGGGAGGCCGGGATCGAGCCGCTCTGCGCCGCCGGCCACTCGCTGGGCGAATACTCCGCGCTGGTCGCCTCGGGGGCGATGCCGCTCGCGGAAGGGGTGCGGATCCTTCGGAACCGGGGGCGGTACATGCAGGGGGCGGTGCCGGTCGGGAGGGGGGCGATGGCGGCGCTGATGGGGCTGTCGCTGGAGGCGGTCGAGACGGTCTGCCGGGAGTCGTCCGCCCACGGGGTGGTCGAGCCGGCGAACCTGAACGGGGGAGATCAGATCGTGATCTCCGGAAGCGCGGAAGGGGTGGCCGCCGCCTGCCAGGCGGCCAGGGCCGCCGGGGCGAAGCGGGCCGTGCTCCTCCCGGTGAGCGCCCCGTTCCACTGCTCCCTCATGAAGCCGGCGGCCGACCGTCTCTCCCCGGAGCTGGCCGCGATATCCTGGAGCGCGCTTCGGTTCCCGGTCGTCGCGAACGCCAGCGGATCCTCCTACCCCTCGGAGCGGGAGGCGGCCGGGATCCTGGTGCGCCAGATCGTCTCCCCCGTCCGCTGGGAGGAATGCGTCCGCCGGATGCGCGCGATGGGGGCGAAGGCCTTCCTGGAGGTCGGCCCGGGGAAGGTCCTCTCGGGGCTGCTTAGACGGATCGACCGGGAGGCCCCGGCGGCCGCCTTCTGCGCGCCTCAGGAACTGGAGGCCGTCCGCGCGCTGGCGGGCGGTTTTTTTCTCTTGTAG
- a CDS encoding riboflavin biosynthesis protein RibD, whose amino-acid sequence MDFPRPEFMRLALRLARKGIPRTSPNPAVGAVLVGGGKVVGSGYHRSAGMPHAEIEAIRDAGRRARGADLYVTLEPCAHTGRTGPCTEAIAAAGIRRVASAMEDPNPLVRGKGFRGLRKAGILVHSGLLEREARFLNEPFCRWIVAGRPFVTLKLALSLDGQIAAASGGSRWITGEKARRMVHRMRAKSDAVLVGGKTFRADDPLLTARVPGARDPVRVVLTSDLSGAARSRMMRERGRGTLFVCPKGVPARSVDRLREGGARVLLLPSRNGRVGAGVFLAALGREGITSLLVEGGGETAGWLVSAGAVDRFVLFVAPLLLGEGVRSLAGFAAAAPGKGKRLSFTSVRRVGEDLMITAEPARRPKGATARKRARKVGG is encoded by the coding sequence ATGGATTTCCCACGCCCCGAGTTCATGCGGCTCGCCCTCCGGCTGGCCCGGAAGGGGATCCCCCGGACTTCGCCGAACCCCGCCGTCGGGGCCGTCCTCGTGGGCGGAGGGAAGGTCGTGGGATCGGGATACCACCGGTCCGCCGGGATGCCCCACGCGGAGATCGAGGCGATCCGCGACGCCGGACGCCGGGCCCGCGGGGCCGACCTGTACGTCACCCTCGAGCCGTGCGCCCACACCGGGAGAACCGGCCCCTGCACGGAGGCGATCGCGGCGGCCGGGATCCGGAGGGTCGCCTCGGCGATGGAGGACCCGAACCCGCTCGTGCGGGGGAAGGGGTTCCGAGGGCTTCGGAAGGCCGGGATCCTCGTCCACTCCGGATTGCTCGAGCGCGAGGCGCGCTTCCTGAACGAGCCCTTCTGTCGCTGGATCGTCGCCGGCCGCCCCTTCGTGACGCTGAAGCTTGCCCTTTCCCTGGACGGGCAGATCGCCGCCGCGTCGGGGGGCTCCCGCTGGATCACGGGGGAAAAGGCGAGGAGGATGGTCCACCGGATGCGGGCCAAGAGCGACGCCGTCCTGGTCGGGGGAAAGACCTTCCGGGCGGACGACCCGCTGCTGACCGCCCGGGTGCCGGGGGCCCGGGACCCGGTGCGGGTGGTGCTGACCTCGGATCTTTCCGGCGCGGCGCGGAGCCGGATGATGCGGGAACGGGGGAGAGGCACCCTCTTCGTATGCCCCAAGGGGGTTCCCGCGCGGTCGGTCGACCGCCTGCGGGAGGGCGGCGCGCGGGTGCTCCTGCTTCCTTCCCGCAACGGGCGCGTCGGCGCGGGGGTTTTCCTTGCGGCGCTGGGGCGGGAAGGGATAACCTCGTTGTTGGTGGAAGGTGGGGGGGAGACGGCCGGATGGCTCGTGTCGGCCGGCGCCGTGGACCGGTTCGTCCTCTTCGTCGCCCCCCTGCTGTTGGGGGAAGGGGTCCGGTCGCTCGCCGGTTTCGCCGCCGCCGCTCCAGGGAAGGGGAAGCGGCTCTCGTTTACATCGGTGCGCCGGGTGGGGGAGGACCTCATGATCACGGCGGAGCCTGCGAGGCGTCCGAAAGGCGCAACGGCCCGGAAACGGGCGAGAAAGGTCGGAGGATAG
- a CDS encoding cytidine deaminase codes for MQTGPRVRPDWDTYFMEMARLASLRSSCLRRAVGAVLVRDKRLLATGYNGVPSGVTHCEETGCLREKLGVPSGERHELCRGLHAEQNAIIQAALHGVSTKGAVLYCTNLPCIICAKMLINSGVRKIYYLDGYCDTLTEQMLSEVGLDLVRVERSSP; via the coding sequence ATGCAGACGGGTCCCCGGGTCCGCCCCGACTGGGACACCTACTTCATGGAGATGGCGAGGCTCGCCTCCCTGCGCTCCTCCTGCCTTCGACGCGCGGTCGGCGCGGTGCTGGTCCGGGACAAGCGGCTGCTGGCCACCGGGTACAACGGCGTCCCCTCCGGCGTCACCCACTGCGAGGAGACCGGCTGTCTCCGGGAGAAGCTGGGCGTTCCCTCCGGGGAGCGGCACGAGCTCTGCCGGGGGCTGCACGCCGAGCAGAACGCCATCATCCAGGCCGCGCTCCACGGGGTGTCCACGAAGGGGGCGGTCCTCTACTGCACGAACCTTCCCTGCATCATCTGCGCGAAGATGCTGATCAACTCCGGGGTCCGGAAGATCTACTACCTCGACGGCTACTGCGACACGCTCACCGAGCAGATGCTCTCCGAGGTCGGCCTCGACCTCGTCCGGGTGGAGAGGAGCTCCCCGTGA
- a CDS encoding riboflavin synthase subunit alpha, giving the protein MFSGIVEDVGTVVSLTRRAGGALLRVATALPLSEVRIGDSVAVSGACITVTGKEGKEFTANLSAETLSRTTFGTYRTGTRVNLERSLSLSARLDGHLVYGHVDGTGTVREIRLEGDSRVFHIQADPSIMKFVVYKGAVAVDGVSLTVSSVRTDGFEVALIPLTLGRTTWGGMRPGGPVNVETDIVGKYVLRFLEGLGDGVSRDFLKKHGFA; this is encoded by the coding sequence ATGTTCTCGGGGATCGTGGAGGATGTGGGCACCGTCGTATCCCTGACCCGGCGGGCGGGAGGAGCCCTGCTGCGGGTGGCGACGGCGCTTCCCCTTTCCGAGGTCCGGATCGGGGACTCCGTCGCCGTATCCGGCGCCTGCATCACGGTGACCGGGAAGGAGGGGAAGGAGTTCACCGCGAATCTCTCCGCGGAGACCCTCTCCCGCACGACCTTCGGCACGTACCGGACCGGTACCCGGGTGAACCTCGAGCGGTCGCTCTCCCTTTCCGCCCGGCTGGACGGGCACCTGGTCTACGGCCATGTCGACGGGACCGGAACGGTGCGCGAAATCCGCCTTGAGGGCGATTCGCGGGTATTCCATATCCAGGCCGATCCTTCTATAATGAAATTCGTGGTATACAAAGGCGCGGTGGCCGTGGACGGCGTCAGCCTCACGGTCAGTTCCGTCCGAACGGACGGGTTCGAGGTCGCCCTGATTCCCCTGACTCTGGGGCGGACGACATGGGGGGGCATGCGCCCCGGGGGTCCGGTCAACGTGGAAACCGACATCGTCGGGAAATATGTCCTGCGGTTTCTCGAGGGCCTTGGGGACGGCGTGTCCAGGGATTTCCTGAAAAAACATGGATTCGCGTAG
- the glyA gene encoding serine hydroxymethyltransferase (catalyzes the reaction of glycine with 5,10-methylenetetrahydrofolate to form L-serine and tetrahydrofolate), whose product MSHLKAVDPEIYEAIRKETERQAHTLELIASENFVSEAVLEATGSVLTNKYAEGYPGKRYYGGCEFVDRAESLAIERAKQIFGAEHANVQPHSGSQANMAVYLSVMSPGDTMLGMNLSHGGHLTHGSPVNFSGKLFQVVAYGVRPDTERIDFDQVRELALKHRPKLIVVGASAYPRIIDFKPFREIADESGAMVMADIAHVAGLVAVGLHPNPVPYCEFVTTTTHKTLRGPRAGMILCREEMAKKLNSSIFPGIQGGPLMHVIAAKAVALKEAMTPEFREYQRQILANAAAMARAIAARGFRLVSGGTDNHLMLVNLKETPLTGKEGEEALERVGITVNKNTVPFETRSPFITSGVRIGTPAVTTRGMKEPEMERIGAMIAEILSSPGDAATEKRVASEVRTLCERFPLYPERLASPAGR is encoded by the coding sequence ATGTCCCACCTGAAGGCGGTCGATCCCGAGATCTACGAGGCGATCCGGAAGGAGACGGAGCGCCAGGCCCACACGCTGGAGCTGATCGCCTCCGAGAACTTCGTGAGCGAGGCGGTGCTGGAGGCCACCGGCTCCGTGCTGACGAACAAGTATGCCGAGGGGTACCCCGGGAAGCGGTACTACGGCGGCTGCGAGTTCGTCGACCGGGCCGAGTCGCTGGCGATCGAGCGGGCGAAGCAGATCTTCGGGGCCGAGCATGCGAACGTCCAGCCCCACTCCGGCTCCCAGGCGAACATGGCGGTCTACCTCTCCGTGATGAGCCCCGGCGACACGATGCTGGGGATGAACCTCTCCCACGGGGGGCACCTGACCCACGGCAGCCCGGTGAACTTCTCCGGGAAGCTTTTCCAGGTGGTGGCCTACGGGGTCCGGCCGGACACCGAGAGGATCGATTTCGACCAGGTCCGGGAACTCGCGCTCAAGCACCGCCCGAAGCTGATCGTCGTGGGAGCCTCCGCCTACCCGAGGATCATCGACTTCAAGCCCTTCCGGGAGATCGCCGACGAGTCCGGCGCGATGGTGATGGCCGACATCGCCCACGTGGCGGGGCTGGTGGCGGTCGGGCTGCACCCGAACCCGGTTCCCTACTGCGAGTTCGTCACCACCACGACGCACAAGACGCTGCGGGGTCCCCGGGCCGGGATGATCCTCTGCCGGGAGGAGATGGCGAAGAAGCTCAACTCCTCGATCTTTCCGGGGATCCAGGGCGGACCGCTCATGCATGTCATCGCCGCCAAGGCGGTGGCGCTGAAGGAGGCGATGACGCCGGAGTTCCGGGAGTACCAGAGGCAGATCCTCGCGAACGCCGCGGCGATGGCCCGGGCGATCGCGGCCCGGGGGTTCCGGCTGGTCTCCGGCGGGACCGACAACCACCTGATGCTGGTGAACCTGAAAGAAACCCCGCTGACCGGAAAAGAGGGGGAGGAGGCGCTGGAGCGGGTCGGGATCACGGTGAACAAGAACACCGTCCCCTTCGAGACGAGGAGCCCCTTCATCACGAGCGGGGTCCGGATCGGCACCCCCGCGGTGACCACCCGCGGGATGAAGGAGCCGGAGATGGAGCGGATCGGCGCGATGATCGCGGAGATCCTCTCCTCCCCCGGGGACGCCGCGACGGAGAAGCGGGTCGCCTCCGAGGTCCGGACGCTCTGCGAGCGGTTCCCGCTCTACCCGGAACGGCTGGCTTCCCCCGCCGGGAGGTAG
- a CDS encoding 3-oxoacyl-ACP synthase: MVGSKIIGVGMHAPPKKLTNEDLEKIIDTSDSWIIERTGIKVRRIAEPGAATSDLCVEAARHALEDAGVGAEELDFILVGTCTPDMPLPSVACFTQMKIGARKAFAVDLNAACSGFLYALTTGDALIRAGQGKTGLVVGGEILSTVTDYTDRGTCILFGDGAGAVVLSECPDGEGILSCHLHSDGTLWELIHAPGGGTVHPYSPEVDEKWMHAIRMSGNEVYKHAVTRLVEVSQEALRHNGVDISEVSLFVPHQANKRILDGVAKRLGISEEKVFVNVSEYGNTSAASIPIALAEAKQQGRLREGDLLLMAAFGGGLTWGSALVRM, from the coding sequence ATCGTGGGATCGAAGATCATCGGGGTGGGGATGCACGCCCCGCCGAAAAAACTGACGAACGAAGACCTCGAGAAGATCATCGACACGTCCGACAGCTGGATCATCGAGCGGACGGGGATCAAGGTCCGCCGGATCGCGGAGCCGGGCGCGGCGACGTCGGACCTCTGCGTGGAGGCGGCGCGCCATGCGCTCGAGGACGCGGGGGTCGGGGCGGAGGAGCTCGATTTCATCCTGGTGGGAACCTGCACGCCGGACATGCCGCTCCCCTCGGTTGCCTGTTTCACGCAGATGAAGATCGGCGCACGGAAGGCCTTCGCGGTCGACCTGAACGCCGCCTGCTCGGGATTCCTCTACGCGCTCACCACGGGCGATGCGCTGATCCGGGCGGGTCAGGGGAAGACGGGGCTCGTCGTGGGCGGCGAAATCCTGTCTACGGTCACCGACTACACGGACCGGGGTACCTGCATCCTCTTCGGCGACGGCGCGGGGGCGGTCGTTCTCTCGGAATGTCCGGACGGCGAGGGGATCCTCTCCTGCCATCTCCACTCCGACGGAACTCTCTGGGAGCTGATCCACGCCCCCGGTGGGGGGACGGTGCACCCGTACTCGCCGGAGGTCGATGAGAAGTGGATGCACGCCATCCGGATGTCGGGGAACGAAGTCTACAAGCACGCGGTGACGCGGCTGGTGGAGGTTTCCCAGGAGGCGCTGCGTCACAACGGCGTGGACATATCGGAGGTCTCCCTGTTCGTGCCGCACCAGGCGAACAAGCGGATCTTGGACGGCGTCGCGAAGCGCCTCGGCATCTCCGAGGAGAAGGTGTTCGTGAACGTGTCGGAGTACGGGAACACCTCGGCCGCCTCGATCCCGATCGCGCTGGCGGAGGCAAAGCAGCAGGGACGGCTCCGCGAGGGAGACCTTCTCCTGATGGCCGCGTTCGGCGGAGGACTCACCTGGGGCTCCGCCCTCGTGCGGATGTAG
- a CDS encoding beta-ketoacyl-[acyl-carrier-protein] synthase II, whose amino-acid sequence MRRVVVTGLGMVTPLGVGTGPTWEAILAGKSGVGPITRFDASQFPTTIAAEIKGFVPEDFVDRKEIKRMDRFIHLAMASAHLAMEDAGLSIDGELAPRAGVFMGSGLGGLSTLERYHQAYLEEGVRKISPFFIPMLISNLAPGHIAIRYGAKGPNITTTTACAASSHAVGEALMTIRRGVCDVVIAGGSEATITPMGLGGFCAMKALSSRNGEPEKASRPFDKDRDGFVMGEGAAILILEELEFARKRGAKIYAELSGYGASGDAHHVTAPPPGGEGAVRCMRAALEDARVRAEEVEYINAHGTSTPYNDQFETMAIKTVFGERARNLMVSSTKSMTGHLLGAAGAIEGAFCVLALRDGVIPPTINYTTPDPECDLDYVPNAARRKEIRYALSNSFGFGGTNSCLLFGRFSG is encoded by the coding sequence ATGCGCAGGGTTGTCGTCACGGGGTTGGGAATGGTCACGCCGCTGGGCGTCGGCACGGGGCCGACGTGGGAGGCGATCCTCGCCGGGAAATCGGGGGTCGGTCCGATCACGAGGTTCGACGCCTCGCAGTTCCCGACCACGATCGCCGCGGAGATCAAGGGGTTCGTCCCCGAGGACTTCGTCGACCGCAAGGAGATCAAGCGGATGGATCGCTTCATCCACCTGGCGATGGCGTCCGCGCATCTGGCCATGGAGGACGCCGGGCTTTCCATCGACGGGGAGCTGGCTCCCAGGGCCGGCGTCTTCATGGGAAGCGGTCTCGGCGGGCTCTCGACGCTCGAGCGGTACCACCAGGCCTACCTCGAGGAGGGGGTGCGAAAAATCAGCCCCTTCTTCATCCCGATGCTGATCTCCAACCTTGCCCCTGGGCACATCGCGATCAGGTACGGCGCCAAGGGGCCGAACATCACGACCACCACCGCCTGCGCCGCCTCCAGCCATGCCGTCGGGGAGGCGCTCATGACGATCCGGCGGGGGGTCTGCGACGTGGTGATCGCCGGAGGATCCGAGGCGACGATCACTCCGATGGGGCTGGGGGGGTTCTGCGCCATGAAGGCCCTTTCCTCCCGCAACGGCGAGCCGGAGAAGGCCTCGCGTCCCTTCGACAAGGACCGGGACGGCTTCGTCATGGGGGAGGGGGCGGCGATCCTGATCCTGGAGGAGCTCGAGTTCGCCCGGAAACGGGGGGCGAAGATCTACGCCGAGCTCTCCGGCTACGGTGCCTCGGGGGACGCGCACCATGTCACGGCCCCGCCGCCGGGCGGGGAGGGGGCCGTCCGGTGCATGCGGGCGGCGCTCGAGGATGCGCGGGTGAGGGCGGAGGAGGTCGAGTATATCAACGCCCACGGCACCTCCACTCCGTACAACGACCAGTTCGAGACGATGGCGATCAAGACGGTGTTCGGGGAGCGTGCGCGAAACCTCATGGTGAGCTCCACGAAGTCGATGACGGGACACCTGCTGGGGGCCGCCGGCGCGATCGAGGGGGCCTTCTGCGTGCTCGCGCTGCGCGACGGGGTGATCCCTCCCACGATCAACTACACCACGCCCGATCCGGAGTGCGACCTGGACTACGTTCCCAACGCGGCCCGGAGGAAGGAGATCCGGTACGCCCTGTCGAACTCCTTCGGGTTCGGCGGCACGAACTCCTGCCTTCTCTTCGGGCGGTTTTCCGGGTAG
- a CDS encoding transcriptional regulator NrdR, producing the protein MKCPRCGHADNKVVDSRVGKEGDVIRRRRECLSCQRRFTTYERIEEERPLVVKRDGRREPFDRQKILSGILKACEKRPVSYATIERVVDGLEAGFQASGEKEISSIQIGERVMAALLSLDDVAYVRFASVYRQFKDISQFVEEIKTLISESPERPPKP; encoded by the coding sequence GTGAAGTGCCCCCGGTGCGGCCACGCGGACAACAAGGTGGTCGACTCCCGGGTGGGCAAGGAGGGGGACGTGATCCGGAGGCGGCGGGAGTGCCTCTCCTGCCAGCGGAGGTTCACCACCTACGAGCGGATCGAGGAGGAGCGTCCGCTGGTCGTGAAGCGGGACGGCCGGCGGGAGCCCTTCGACCGGCAGAAGATCCTCTCGGGGATCCTGAAGGCCTGCGAGAAGCGGCCGGTGAGCTACGCCACGATCGAGCGGGTGGTGGATGGACTGGAGGCCGGATTCCAGGCCTCCGGGGAAAAGGAGATCTCCTCGATCCAGATCGGGGAGCGGGTGATGGCGGCGCTCCTCTCGCTCGACGACGTGGCCTACGTCCGGTTCGCCTCCGTCTACCGCCAGTTCAAGGACATCAGTCAGTTCGTGGAGGAGATCAAGACGCTGATCTCGGAGTCTCCCGAACGCCCGCCGAAGCCGTAG
- a CDS encoding 3-oxoacyl-[acyl-carrier-protein] reductase: MGLSGKVALVTGASRGIGRAVAERLAAEGAHVVLNFASREDAAREVLGGIEQAGGTGSLERFDVGDAGQVDGAVKRILVERGRIDILVNNAGITRDNLLMRLTEADFDEVVRINLKGTFLVTKAVSRQMVRQKGGRIVIVSSVVGEMGNAGQSIYSATKAGLIGFSKSLARELASRGITVNAITPGFITTDMTEGLPEAARKVFLEQIPLGRFGAPGEVAGLVAFLASEEAGYVTGQVIGINGGLYM, encoded by the coding sequence ATGGGACTTTCCGGCAAGGTTGCGCTGGTGACCGGCGCGTCGCGCGGAATCGGTCGTGCGGTCGCCGAACGGCTGGCCGCGGAGGGAGCCCACGTCGTTCTCAACTTCGCGAGCCGGGAGGATGCGGCCCGGGAGGTTCTCGGGGGGATCGAACAGGCCGGGGGAACCGGGTCGCTGGAGCGGTTCGACGTGGGGGATGCCGGACAGGTCGACGGGGCGGTCAAAAGGATCCTCGTGGAGCGGGGCCGGATCGACATCCTGGTGAACAATGCCGGGATCACCCGGGACAACCTCCTGATGCGCCTCACGGAGGCCGACTTCGACGAGGTGGTCCGGATCAACCTGAAGGGGACCTTTCTCGTCACGAAGGCGGTCTCCCGGCAGATGGTCCGGCAGAAGGGGGGAAGGATCGTCATCGTGAGCTCCGTCGTGGGGGAGATGGGGAACGCGGGGCAGTCGATCTATTCCGCGACGAAGGCCGGGCTGATCGGTTTTTCCAAGTCGCTGGCGCGGGAGCTGGCCTCCCGGGGGATCACGGTGAACGCGATCACCCCGGGGTTCATCACGACCGACATGACGGAGGGTCTTCCGGAGGCGGCGAGGAAGGTGTTCCTGGAGCAGATCCCACTGGGGCGGTTCGGCGCCCCCGGGGAAGTGGCCGGCCTGGTGGCCTTCCTGGCCTCCGAGGAGGCGGGGTACGTCACGGGCCAGGTGATCGGGATCAACGGCGGACTCTACATGTGA
- a CDS encoding acyl carrier protein, giving the protein MSVEKRVKEIVAEQLGKDEAEVKSESSFIDDLGADSLDIVELVMAMEDEFGIEIPDEEAEKIKTVKDVVEYIKTHAK; this is encoded by the coding sequence ATGTCGGTCGAAAAGCGGGTGAAGGAGATCGTGGCGGAGCAGCTGGGGAAGGACGAGGCCGAGGTGAAGAGCGAGTCGTCGTTCATCGACGACCTCGGGGCCGATTCTCTCGACATCGTGGAGCTGGTGATGGCGATGGAGGACGAGTTCGGCATCGAGATCCCGGACGAGGAAGCCGAGAAGATCAAGACGGTCAAGGACGTGGTGGAGTACATCAAGACGCACGCGAAATAG